The sequence below is a genomic window from Paenibacillus silvisoli.
CAACTTTTATCTCACCAGTTAATCCATCAATAGAGACCGGTATATCAGTTTTCTCATAACTATCAATTTTGTTATCCTGTAAATAATTTGTGCCGAGTTCTGTTATTACTTTATCAAGTGGGTCAATAAAACCCATTGATATAAGATTAAACCAAGATGCTTCCACTAGTTGTTGATCTAAACCTAAAAGATCCGTTATTTCAATTAGTGACAAATTATGCTCTGTTAATCTTAAAACAAACTCTTCGACTACATGGAGGTTCTTCTGTTGTAACAAAAGGCAGTGCAAAATCCGCTTGAAAATTGGAACTCCTATTTCAACATACCCAACCAATTTATAATCAGGAAGATCGGTTGATTTTAGTAATAAATCCTCAATAGCCATTAATATCCTCCAATAAACACGCATCTTTATTCTTAGCTATATAAGTTAATACGTTAGCAAAGGGATTTTCCGAAAACACGGCTGCTTTCTTCGCAAATTCTGCATTTCCAACTATAATAAGTAATGTCTTTCCCCTTGACAATGCTACATTTAGTCTTCGTGCATCCTTTAAAAACCCCAATTTATACTCAGGATTACTCCTTACAAGACTATATATGGAAATATCAGTCTCAGACCCTTGGAAAGCATCTACGTTGTCAATTGATATCTTTGCGGATTTCCATTTCCTCGTATTACTTGGGTTAATATAATTATTCAACAACTTTTTTTGTGCATCATAGCCTGAAATTACACCCACACTTACATTTGCACCTTGTTTATTATACAGATCTTCTATCAGTTCAAGTTGTTGTAATATGATTTTCGCTTCAACCTCATTCCTTTTAGAAGAGAAATACTTTTGTTCATTGTTATTTATTAAATTCTCAGTATTTAACCATACAACAGCTTTAGGCCAATATGGCAAGGCATGCCGGCGTTCATCAGCAGACTTCTTGCTAATTATCTTCGTAGACGGATAAAACAACTCGTTAATCAACCCAGCTATAGATGGATGCATTCTAAATTGTGAGGTAAGAATTATTTTTGAATTGTTAGGCATCTTTTCGAAAAGTTCTTCAAACAAACTTTTTGAAAGATCACTTTGACTAATCCGTTCCTCTATTAGTTTTTTTCTATCCTCATCTCTATTTACAACTGGTGGGAGTTGTTTATGGTCTCCTACCAAGATAATCTTTTTCCCTCTAACTATTGGTACAAGTAATTCCGGGGCAGTTGCGCGCGCAGCCTCATCAACTATTACCCAGTCAAACCATGTTTCGTTTAAGACATGCCTTGAAGCAATACCCGCACAGGTAGAAGCAACAACCGATGCTTTTTGCGCAAAAATTTCATCAAATTCGTCTAGGGCCCTCAGCCTTTTTTGCCACTGGAAGACAATTGAAGAGATTTTTCTAATTGCAATAGTTCTAGGGTTCCCTATATCTTTTATATCCGTTTTTATTACATCGTTGTTTTTCGCTTTACCAACAATAAATTCATTGATTTGATCCTCTTCACTTGAAGTAATTTCATATTTTGACTTTAGCAATGAAATTAATGAGTTACTTGAACTTTCCCTCACAGTTTCAATCCATTTAGGCATTTGGTTATTTAATAAAAGCAGCTTAGATTCTTCCGAAATCCTTTCACTTCTTCCTACTCTAATAATCACCTTATCAGTATTGTCATTCTTCAATTGATAATCAATATTCTTTACTGCATGGTCTACCGCGACATGGGATTGTGATGCCAATAATATTTTTGCAGCTGGTTCATCCTTTAGTATTTGGCATACTATCTCAGTTATAACTGTTGTCTTCCCAGTACCAGGAGGCCCTTGTATGAGAAATATGTCTTTTGTTGATAAGGCCTTCTTAACTGCCTCTTGATTCGAAGGATCTAAACCTGTCTGAGAATAAGCATCAATAAACTTTGCACTATTCATCTCAACAACATCTGGTTTGCTTAAAATATCGAGCAAATTTTTGTTAATGGACCTACCCATTTTTAAAGTCCTGATAGCTCTTCTAAGTCTCTTTGAGTTGCTTTCTGATTGTACAATATCAAGTCCAAGTCGTC
It includes:
- a CDS encoding AAA domain-containing protein; this encodes MRIVGNKFITLNQLGENRSFISKVYLAKNIKNDQAVALKILTFSGDDVKLNDISELYKRESGALSIIDHPNIIKFIDAGVENNTFYIATEYFSEFTLSDYILKSKPDLGEVLKIIIQIAEGLSEAHAKKIIHRDLKPSNILVSHDGNVKIIDFGISKVLGITYNQKDTLKDYMTASYTSPEQLLRNSVGNESDIFSLGCVMYFCLSGRDPSENKSELGKDIDTLDLSDEIKATLKKLTAYDPKERYQSIFQVIRDLKKIYLTGFSISKKYHIKLLNSSIKYLYEIGNIPYQSMDHALAFLEKDLHRSSVYKQNNNFIVVGTNNKYTCQLSYDESHLCITRIHHLEDYIDRETEYNKGIPCEFKWIVVSETQYFEKRDDIKEFLEEVNEVKLRNQARQAMEMKGTKLIEKWEKFLDDELKMNLSKRNICAYSDFEYEVSKNKLIVSVEDFEQEIQQGDIIQLTNRKDRQVSIGTFEEYENDKMTIILKNDVNVDDISKVGRLGLDIVQSESNSKRLRRAIRTLKMGRSINKNLLDILSKPDVVEMNSAKFIDAYSQTGLDPSNQEAVKKALSTKDIFLIQGPPGTGKTTVITEIVCQILKDEPAAKILLASQSHVAVDHAVKNIDYQLKNDNTDKVIIRVGRSERISEESKLLLLNNQMPKWIETVRESSSNSLISLLKSKYEITSSEEDQINEFIVGKAKNNDVIKTDIKDIGNPRTIAIRKISSIVFQWQKRLRALDEFDEIFAQKASVVASTCAGIASRHVLNETWFDWVIVDEAARATAPELLVPIVRGKKIILVGDHKQLPPVVNRDEDRKKLIEERISQSDLSKSLFEELFEKMPNNSKIILTSQFRMHPSIAGLINELFYPSTKIISKKSADERRHALPYWPKAVVWLNTENLINNNEQKYFSSKRNEVEAKIILQQLELIEDLYNKQGANVSVGVISGYDAQKKLLNNYINPSNTRKWKSAKISIDNVDAFQGSETDISIYSLVRSNPEYKLGFLKDARRLNVALSRGKTLLIIVGNAEFAKKAAVFSENPFANVLTYIAKNKDACLLEDINGY